From a single Bacteroidota bacterium genomic region:
- a CDS encoding OmpA family protein — protein sequence MRLRKTTPNLLFISLVAVALALSGASSAHRLAHHRLHHSANPKLPPPPPADSTKSAFAKLVVKNLGPVLNSKVNDFSPTLTADGLTMFYVSDRSGGVGKEDFWMTTRADASNDSSWSAPSDVTEINSSEADGAASIAADGQTIYFATNRNTTVANDVNIWVATLDGIHWKNVHEVGAPVNTVFWESQPSISPDNKRLFFASNRPGKIGSEAKENVDIFVSHQLPDGRWGDPINLGSKINTGRYDASPFLAADGTTLFFASDGHGGLGGLDIFKSEWKGPTDTDWTEPEALPAPINSPANDFFISFSAATNSLYFTSDRDGGSGKFDIWVALNPPAPKPTLVLKGRCYDVNTQDNLGAHVIIVDERTGDTVYNKPANSATGEYLAVLTADKDGKLGGPYIISATESNHFPYPATRDMIPLRDDTSRIWVHDIPMNNEKPPIVHWVTETPQLLKEKPSLYPNFKGVVIREQKTIELFTLLPMLFFDLGNGTLPSRYALYTNPDQTNGFSEDTISSTLNAYYNYLNIVGQRMRNNPKTVITLTGTNSQDVEQEMSIDLSRQRAEGVKKYLVEIWKIDPERIKVEARKLPENPTLPTTPEGIAENRRVELGSDAWEIVHPVLFNQVVKRPDAPTGGFQWENGLRDDAIAKRDLVISYQGKPWADISDLGPLSTTSYSGFNWRSAEGNKLPDGEDKMSVQLKVTDKTGREVLSNQDNIDVKQFSISQVVAEHLGDKTRETYNLILFTYNKSDMGKWNHKILDSYVYGRIQPNSDVTVNGFTDILGTDDYNVKLSTNRANAVKNDVSGHIKGRVKSLTAHGFGKSGPNGPAMYPNELPEGRYYNRTVQVLVETPINPAP from the coding sequence ATGAGACTTCGTAAAACGACCCCGAACCTCCTCTTCATCTCCCTCGTAGCGGTCGCGCTGGCGCTTTCTGGCGCATCGAGCGCCCACCGGCTTGCGCATCATCGGCTCCACCATTCGGCCAATCCAAAGCTTCCCCCGCCGCCGCCCGCCGATAGCACCAAGAGTGCATTCGCCAAGCTGGTGGTCAAGAATCTCGGCCCGGTTCTCAACTCGAAAGTCAACGATTTTTCGCCGACATTGACGGCTGATGGACTGACAATGTTTTACGTTTCCGACCGATCCGGTGGCGTTGGCAAGGAAGACTTTTGGATGACCACTCGGGCGGACGCCAGTAACGATTCTTCATGGTCGGCGCCTTCTGATGTGACGGAAATCAATTCCTCGGAGGCCGATGGTGCTGCATCGATCGCGGCCGACGGACAGACAATTTACTTCGCAACCAATCGCAATACCACAGTCGCCAACGACGTGAATATTTGGGTGGCGACACTCGATGGTATTCACTGGAAGAACGTCCATGAGGTTGGCGCTCCGGTCAATACCGTGTTTTGGGAGTCTCAACCTTCGATTTCTCCCGATAACAAGCGGCTATTCTTTGCTTCCAACCGTCCTGGCAAAATTGGCTCTGAGGCCAAGGAGAACGTCGATATCTTCGTGAGTCATCAGTTGCCTGATGGCCGCTGGGGCGATCCGATCAATCTCGGCTCGAAGATCAACACCGGCAGGTATGATGCATCTCCCTTCCTCGCGGCAGACGGTACGACTCTCTTCTTTGCTTCAGACGGCCACGGCGGACTGGGTGGGCTCGACATCTTTAAGTCTGAGTGGAAAGGCCCGACGGACACCGATTGGACGGAACCGGAAGCACTTCCGGCGCCGATTAATTCACCGGCGAACGATTTCTTTATCTCATTCTCGGCTGCAACGAACTCGCTCTATTTTACAAGCGATCGCGATGGTGGAAGTGGAAAATTCGATATTTGGGTCGCACTCAATCCACCGGCTCCGAAGCCGACACTCGTACTCAAGGGACGTTGCTATGATGTGAACACACAAGACAATCTTGGTGCGCACGTGATCATCGTTGACGAACGCACGGGTGATACCGTTTATAATAAGCCTGCCAACAGCGCGACTGGCGAGTACCTCGCAGTACTCACTGCTGATAAGGATGGAAAGCTTGGAGGCCCTTACATCATCAGTGCCACGGAGTCGAATCACTTTCCGTATCCGGCAACACGTGATATGATCCCGCTCCGCGATGATACTTCGCGTATCTGGGTCCATGACATTCCAATGAATAACGAAAAGCCTCCGATCGTGCATTGGGTGACGGAAACCCCGCAATTGCTGAAGGAGAAGCCATCGTTGTATCCAAACTTCAAGGGAGTCGTCATCCGCGAGCAGAAGACGATCGAGCTCTTTACATTGCTGCCGATGCTCTTCTTCGATCTGGGCAACGGTACGCTTCCGAGCCGCTATGCGCTCTACACCAACCCCGACCAGACAAACGGGTTCTCGGAGGACACGATCAGTTCAACGCTCAACGCCTATTACAACTACCTAAATATCGTCGGGCAACGGATGCGCAACAATCCGAAGACCGTCATCACCCTGACGGGTACGAACTCTCAGGATGTCGAACAGGAGATGTCGATCGACCTTTCTCGCCAACGCGCGGAAGGCGTCAAGAAGTATCTCGTTGAGATTTGGAAGATTGATCCCGAGCGCATCAAGGTCGAAGCACGCAAGCTTCCAGAGAACCCAACCCTGCCGACTACACCGGAAGGTATTGCCGAAAATCGCCGGGTCGAGCTTGGCAGCGATGCATGGGAGATCGTTCATCCAGTGCTCTTCAATCAGGTCGTGAAACGTCCTGACGCACCGACAGGTGGTTTCCAATGGGAGAACGGATTGCGCGATGATGCCATCGCCAAACGCGATCTCGTGATTTCTTATCAGGGTAAGCCCTGGGCGGACATCTCCGATCTGGGTCCACTTTCGACCACGAGCTATTCCGGATTCAACTGGCGCTCGGCCGAAGGGAACAAACTGCCCGACGGGGAAGACAAGATGTCGGTCCAACTCAAGGTTACCGATAAGACAGGCCGCGAGGTCCTTTCAAATCAGGATAATATCGATGTCAAACAGTTCTCGATCAGCCAGGTCGTAGCCGAGCACTTAGGCGATAAGACTCGCGAGACCTATAATTTGATCCTGTTCACCTATAACAAGTCCGACATGGGCAAATGGAATCACAAGATTCTCGATAGCTATGTCTATGGTCGTATCCAGCCGAATTCAGACGTGACCGTCAATGGGTTTACGGATATTCTGGGGACGGACGACTACAATGTCAAGCTTTCGACCAATCGGGCGAATGCCGTAAAGAATGATGTCAGCGGACACATTAAAGGACGCGTCAAGTCGTTGACCGCACATGGTTTTGGTAAATCAGGACCAAACGGTCCGGCGATGTATCCGAACGAATTGCCGGAAGGCCGTTACTACAACCGGACAGTCCAGGTGTTGGTAGAGACTCCAATCAATCCGGCCCCTTAA
- a CDS encoding choice-of-anchor D domain-containing protein produces the protein MQSQFLLGCSTLSVTTIGHMGLVRFTVLDAVLGSCALMSMLRLRSRASLRLVTPRPLTSRRFAVRAATATISLLVVPFAIMPAAFGQTWHPWHRHTPRDTVFVPANQSTATVSHNNFTPLSGITADLYCWGTFSALPGQTPDSGFDAAYLYRDTAWNAPFPLKNPPMWPSPKGTSYNIYLSYWTSGVAADERPVSFIQPDSAYQPSHYYTSRVAGATSNLRFRIYDRVTERGDPRFFYGQNQGGITIAMAQHTADISVQYTSHSFGTVDVGSRSPWIDSIGSCGVDPLKIDSIRIDGPDAGEFSVISEDGDQFALPNEGTNEFRIIYTPTKASPVQAVLHIYSSNAYAPDRVQAIQLTGAGAAPQAEFGTTAIDFNRVRVHSTSKQNVVVNNFGNGDLRFDSIWIVPGWMKTAKIFLPPDTFAIAKSGSLKPSLGLIPITFTPAAAQKYSATAFFRNRTTGQVTQIALSGEGAMPIVKMDNMTLDFGTVRSYGTATLPDTLRNSGNWTGHITYVGLQNGDKSAFSFTPPDTAFLLNAGEARPYLITFNPGTLTRTTLKVSLVFYFDNADTPLTVTLIGREEPPQITYDTLLVNFGNVEVEDIGYRSVGLNNASAIATGFQSTISSNDLSTFNLDQPAPPVFNKGRNTMQLSFHPHRRGPASGWLHIRAGVQTDSIFMYGFATQAFPIFDPPVMDYGIVPSGANNYQLTELRDTGDAPLQICSVDVIGDGFTLSPLKFPLPCTIPPDGMTSKLIGVYFTTNDRTGLPHYGRLEIHYCNGRMDTVQLIAKEQAQHVQYTESPVTGLDFGKVHVGVTALANAGVWNGSNVNITIDSIWITPLSGPFATITKTATVSTNSADSNISISFEPPARGRFSAMLHAKQGTIWQDSIPVFGTGVAAIEVLSPDTVNIAKTDVGLTSGVSQFALSDTGDWPLQASIVKINDLYNEFLVTTAKPDTIDATPVMDSMDMHETHLYSVTFSPKRPLLPDHEAQLVFSFDDGTMQIVTLIGHDRSGFLAFDKDTLNFGKVRIGAAPVTMTVGLANTSDTTLTATALRLPNVPFASVATAPISVDSATTASVPVTFTPTKLGLVQDSIVGSGRPFVDSVGKTVILTGIGAAPVPHFSSDTVDFGVLTVGTPGSGNLMLSNVGNWPLSSKWTITGPNAADFASIFAADTTISENDNANVAIHFLASTPLQYTPRTATLTFTLDDDPSAQFSVVLIARDKAPLQVPVSFGGNFAAHAGDYIFAYLRLGSSVPDSIGLQHIHGTITYDPSIIEELKDKREQGSLVPSPLWKVTITDTLGTPGSTKTIVYDIQSRSDTLRNPGALLKLTFRIHDGLTPGAQSELVTDPVFPDTKEAVAITTPSVVQLDSLCGQGHFTAGEAAATFIEQNTPNPFGSSSPTTFLPFDVGSDNTQITIRILNASGREIYRPLDKAVYAHGHYSVPLSAKDVGSGSFFYEFEAQGQPPQVKKMSVQ, from the coding sequence ATGCAATCACAGTTCTTGCTCGGCTGTTCCACGCTGAGCGTTACCACGATTGGTCACATGGGGCTAGTTCGATTTACTGTTCTTGATGCCGTCCTTGGAAGCTGCGCTCTGATGAGCATGTTGCGGCTTCGTTCGCGCGCGTCATTACGGCTCGTCACCCCACGGCCGCTCACCTCGCGGCGATTTGCAGTGCGTGCCGCGACTGCGACCATATCGTTGCTTGTCGTGCCATTTGCAATCATGCCGGCTGCCTTTGGGCAAACCTGGCACCCATGGCATCGACATACCCCGCGCGATACCGTGTTCGTCCCGGCGAACCAATCCACCGCGACGGTGAGCCATAACAACTTTACGCCTCTATCGGGGATCACGGCCGATCTTTATTGCTGGGGAACGTTCAGTGCGCTTCCGGGCCAAACGCCGGATAGTGGATTCGATGCGGCGTATCTCTATAGGGATACGGCCTGGAATGCCCCATTCCCGCTCAAGAACCCACCTATGTGGCCGTCACCAAAAGGTACGAGCTATAATATTTACTTGAGCTATTGGACTTCTGGCGTTGCCGCGGATGAGCGTCCGGTGAGCTTCATTCAACCGGACTCCGCATACCAACCGTCGCATTATTATACCTCACGGGTTGCCGGCGCGACCTCGAATCTGAGATTCCGTATTTACGATCGAGTAACCGAACGTGGAGATCCTAGATTCTTCTATGGGCAGAACCAGGGTGGGATTACTATCGCCATGGCGCAGCACACTGCGGACATCTCGGTTCAATACACAAGTCATAGTTTTGGAACGGTCGATGTCGGATCTCGCAGTCCCTGGATCGATTCCATTGGCAGTTGCGGCGTCGATCCATTGAAGATCGATAGCATTCGCATTGATGGACCAGATGCTGGTGAGTTCAGCGTCATCTCCGAAGACGGCGACCAATTCGCGCTGCCGAACGAGGGCACCAATGAATTTCGGATTATTTACACGCCGACCAAAGCCAGCCCGGTTCAGGCGGTACTCCATATTTATTCATCGAACGCCTATGCTCCGGATCGCGTACAAGCGATCCAATTGACCGGAGCGGGTGCGGCACCCCAAGCAGAGTTTGGTACAACGGCGATCGACTTCAATCGCGTACGAGTCCATTCGACAAGCAAGCAGAACGTCGTTGTCAACAATTTTGGAAATGGTGACCTTCGCTTCGATTCCATCTGGATTGTACCGGGCTGGATGAAGACAGCGAAAATATTCCTGCCTCCGGATACCTTTGCGATCGCAAAGTCGGGGTCGCTGAAGCCATCGTTGGGACTAATCCCCATCACATTTACTCCGGCCGCAGCGCAGAAGTACAGCGCAACAGCGTTTTTCCGCAATCGGACAACGGGACAAGTGACACAGATTGCATTGTCGGGCGAAGGCGCCATGCCCATCGTCAAGATGGACAACATGACACTTGATTTCGGCACGGTCCGGTCCTATGGCACGGCGACGTTGCCGGATACGCTCCGGAACTCCGGCAATTGGACCGGTCATATTACCTATGTCGGACTTCAGAATGGAGACAAATCTGCCTTTTCCTTCACGCCACCCGATACGGCATTCCTTCTGAATGCTGGCGAAGCCAGGCCGTATCTCATCACGTTTAATCCGGGCACACTGACTCGGACGACGCTGAAGGTTAGTCTGGTATTTTACTTCGACAATGCGGATACTCCGCTAACGGTCACATTGATCGGACGCGAGGAACCACCTCAGATCACATACGACACGTTGCTTGTAAACTTTGGCAATGTTGAGGTCGAGGATATCGGATACCGCAGTGTGGGCCTGAACAATGCAAGCGCCATCGCGACGGGATTCCAGAGCACGATCAGTTCGAACGATCTCTCGACATTCAATCTCGATCAACCGGCACCGCCGGTCTTTAACAAGGGCCGCAATACGATGCAGCTCTCGTTCCATCCGCACCGTCGCGGACCGGCCAGTGGCTGGCTCCACATCAGAGCCGGCGTTCAGACCGATTCCATCTTCATGTATGGATTCGCGACCCAAGCATTTCCGATTTTCGATCCACCTGTGATGGACTACGGCATCGTCCCAAGTGGCGCGAACAATTATCAGTTGACGGAACTGCGTGATACAGGGGACGCTCCGCTTCAAATCTGCTCGGTGGATGTCATTGGAGATGGGTTCACACTCTCGCCACTGAAATTCCCACTCCCCTGCACGATCCCGCCGGACGGCATGACCTCAAAGCTTATTGGCGTCTATTTCACGACCAATGATCGTACGGGACTGCCCCACTATGGCCGGCTCGAAATTCATTACTGCAATGGGCGGATGGACACCGTTCAACTGATCGCAAAAGAACAGGCGCAACACGTTCAGTATACCGAATCGCCCGTGACCGGTCTCGATTTCGGCAAGGTCCACGTTGGTGTGACCGCGCTTGCAAATGCTGGTGTTTGGAACGGCTCGAACGTCAACATTACGATTGACTCGATTTGGATCACTCCGCTCTCCGGGCCATTTGCTACGATTACCAAGACAGCGACGGTTTCGACAAACAGTGCCGACAGCAATATCTCGATTAGCTTCGAGCCACCGGCGCGCGGGCGCTTCTCCGCCATGCTGCATGCGAAGCAGGGCACGATATGGCAAGACTCGATCCCGGTATTCGGAACCGGCGTTGCGGCCATAGAGGTGCTATCGCCGGATACCGTCAACATCGCGAAGACCGACGTCGGCTTAACGAGTGGTGTATCGCAGTTCGCACTTTCCGATACAGGCGATTGGCCGCTTCAGGCAAGCATTGTTAAGATCAACGATCTGTATAATGAGTTTCTTGTGACGACGGCGAAACCGGATACAATAGATGCTACGCCCGTAATGGATTCCATGGATATGCATGAGACGCACCTTTACTCCGTGACGTTCTCGCCAAAGCGTCCCTTATTGCCGGACCACGAAGCACAACTGGTCTTCAGCTTTGACGATGGGACGATGCAGATCGTGACGCTCATCGGTCACGACCGCTCGGGCTTCCTGGCGTTCGACAAAGACACTCTGAACTTTGGCAAGGTCCGCATCGGCGCTGCGCCAGTAACAATGACCGTTGGACTTGCCAACACATCGGATACGACACTGACAGCGACTGCATTGCGCCTACCCAACGTGCCGTTTGCATCCGTCGCGACGGCTCCGATCTCCGTTGATTCTGCGACCACTGCTTCCGTCCCCGTGACATTCACTCCGACGAAGCTCGGACTGGTTCAGGACTCGATCGTTGGATCCGGCAGGCCGTTCGTGGATTCCGTCGGGAAGACTGTCATTCTCACTGGTATCGGCGCAGCACCTGTGCCGCACTTTTCAAGTGATACTGTTGATTTTGGTGTGCTTACCGTCGGAACTCCGGGCTCGGGCAACCTGATGCTGAGCAATGTCGGCAACTGGCCACTTTCAAGCAAGTGGACGATCACAGGACCGAACGCCGCAGATTTCGCTTCGATCTTTGCCGCCGATACCACGATCTCAGAAAATGATAATGCGAACGTTGCGATTCATTTCCTGGCATCGACACCGCTTCAGTACACTCCTCGGACAGCCACGCTGACCTTTACCTTGGACGATGATCCATCGGCGCAATTCTCCGTAGTGTTGATCGCTCGCGATAAGGCGCCTCTGCAAGTGCCTGTCTCCTTCGGCGGTAATTTTGCTGCTCATGCTGGAGATTACATTTTCGCGTATCTTCGTTTGGGATCTTCCGTGCCTGACTCTATCGGCTTGCAGCATATTCATGGGACGATTACGTACGATCCATCCATTATCGAGGAGTTGAAGGACAAGCGGGAACAAGGCAGCCTCGTCCCTTCCCCACTGTGGAAAGTTACGATTACAGATACACTTGGGACACCCGGCAGCACCAAGACCATTGTGTATGACATCCAGTCGAGATCTGACACACTCCGGAATCCGGGTGCGCTTCTGAAGCTCACATTCCGAATCCACGATGGCCTCACGCCGGGTGCCCAGAGTGAACTTGTAACCGACCCGGTTTTTCCCGATACCAAGGAAGCCGTTGCGATCACGACCCCAAGTGTGGTCCAACTGGATTCTTTGTGCGGGCAGGGACACTTTACTGCCGGCGAAGCTGCGGCAACGTTTATCGAGCAGAATACTCCCAATCCGTTCGGCTCGAGTTCTCCGACAACATTCTTACCGTTTGATGTCGGCTCGGACAACACTCAGATCACCATCCGCATCCTGAATGCAAGCGGACGCGAAATATATCGTCCGCTCGACAAAGCGGTCTATGCTCATGGGCATTATTCGGTGCCGCTGAGCGCGAAGGATGTCGGCTCCGGAAGCTTCTTCTATGAGTTTGAAGCCCAGGGCCAGCCGCCGCAAGTCAAAAAGATGAGCGTGCAATAA
- the dapF gene encoding diaminopimelate epimerase encodes MQHSFERMTAAGNTFVVLNTWEDPLSLSRDEMRLLVRKACDYKEGIGSDGLILINQSRSAPFRMDYYNPDGSTGMLCGNGSRCAVDAARSYGFVTTDRTEFEVLGAINRAEILPTGNVRVYFQDPSIVRLNLSLPLEDSISIYAHYVDLGSQHIVVFSEALRPFGKAEIEALNIEHFGPLLRWHPDFAPVGANANFIDVRSDGDEKYLRIRTYERGVEGETLACGTGCMSSAIVAKLTGRISKLPVRLLTQSGEYVSVNFSIEGEHIRNLSLEGSVVHGETGTFDFDEATGAFAITRTE; translated from the coding sequence ATGCAACATTCATTCGAGCGAATGACGGCGGCCGGCAATACATTTGTCGTGCTTAATACATGGGAAGACCCGCTCTCGCTCTCACGCGATGAGATGCGGTTACTCGTTCGGAAGGCCTGCGATTACAAGGAAGGGATCGGCTCAGATGGCCTGATCCTGATTAATCAAAGCCGGTCCGCGCCTTTCCGAATGGATTATTACAATCCGGATGGTTCAACCGGGATGCTCTGCGGTAACGGAAGCCGTTGTGCCGTCGATGCGGCCCGCAGCTATGGATTCGTCACCACCGATCGGACGGAATTCGAAGTACTTGGCGCAATTAATCGTGCTGAAATCCTTCCGACAGGTAATGTGCGAGTTTACTTTCAAGATCCCTCGATCGTTCGATTGAACCTGTCTCTGCCGCTGGAGGATAGCATCAGCATATACGCACATTACGTCGATCTTGGGTCGCAGCATATCGTCGTATTCTCCGAAGCGCTTCGACCGTTTGGCAAAGCGGAAATCGAAGCGTTGAATATCGAGCACTTTGGTCCACTGCTTCGGTGGCATCCGGATTTTGCGCCGGTTGGAGCGAACGCAAATTTCATCGATGTCCGCTCCGATGGCGACGAGAAGTATCTGCGCATTCGGACATACGAGCGCGGTGTGGAAGGCGAGACACTCGCCTGTGGCACGGGCTGCATGTCTTCGGCAATCGTGGCCAAATTGACGGGCAGAATTTCGAAACTTCCCGTTCGTCTTCTCACGCAAAGTGGGGAATACGTTTCTGTGAATTTCTCGATCGAGGGCGAGCACATCCGCAATCTTTCGCTCGAAGGAAGTGTCGTCCATGGCGAAACCGGCACATTCGATTTCGACGAAGCCACCGGCGCGTTCGCCATTACCAGAACAGAATAA
- a CDS encoding EamA family transporter, protein MTNDEGQQKLARLFILLAALLWSTGGVFIKEISLDAWGISFWRSGFAAATIYSIYRIQRGKNISAERWLTPLTIMSAVCYAVLLVLFVLATKLTTSANAIFLQYTAPVYVLFIEPLVTRTARRRGDLWTVLISIAAMALFFIGRFEARSVWGNIAALASGVAFAAFAVLLKHERATQGSRWHIVILGHMMIAAAMGLMGLMGLIGPMSLTLASGDLIRLLYLGIVQIGLAYALFTFGISRVRAIDATLIAMVEPVLNPIWVYLGVGERPTNYAIVGGAIILCLSLFRTVRGATEEVESARAGE, encoded by the coding sequence ATGACAAATGACGAGGGTCAGCAGAAGCTTGCCCGCCTTTTCATCCTCCTCGCGGCTCTTCTCTGGAGCACTGGTGGTGTCTTCATCAAAGAAATATCGCTCGATGCCTGGGGGATCTCGTTCTGGCGTAGTGGATTTGCCGCTGCGACAATTTATTCTATCTATCGCATTCAACGCGGCAAGAATATTTCTGCTGAGCGCTGGCTGACGCCGTTAACGATTATGAGCGCGGTCTGCTATGCCGTCCTGCTCGTTCTTTTTGTGTTGGCTACCAAATTAACGACAAGCGCGAATGCTATCTTTCTGCAATACACGGCGCCAGTCTATGTCCTGTTTATCGAACCGCTTGTAACCCGCACGGCGCGCCGGCGAGGTGATCTCTGGACCGTGCTGATCTCGATTGCGGCAATGGCGCTCTTCTTCATTGGTCGTTTCGAGGCGCGAAGTGTTTGGGGCAACATTGCGGCACTTGCAAGTGGGGTGGCGTTTGCAGCGTTCGCCGTACTACTCAAACACGAGCGGGCGACTCAGGGGAGCCGGTGGCACATTGTCATTCTGGGGCACATGATGATTGCTGCAGCGATGGGACTGATGGGGCTCATGGGACTCATTGGTCCCATGAGTCTAACTTTGGCTTCCGGTGACCTGATAAGATTGCTATATCTTGGGATCGTTCAGATCGGGCTGGCATACGCACTCTTCACATTCGGCATCTCGCGTGTCCGTGCGATCGATGCCACACTGATTGCCATGGTCGAGCCCGTACTGAATCCGATTTGGGTCTATCTTGGCGTTGGTGAACGGCCCACGAACTACGCGATCGTGGGCGGCGCAATCATCCTCTGCCTTTCGCTTTTCCGCACGGTGCGCGGCGCAACTGAAGAAGTCGAGTCCGCGCGAGCTGGGGAGTAA
- a CDS encoding fumarylacetoacetate hydrolase family protein has translation MKIVTYRTRSSSARVGIIAGQEIIDLERVSTGPDVLPNEVIAFLRLGDPAMARAREILSVALDDPKAFPNARVQRASAELLAPIPRPTSMRDGYAFRQHVEAARRNRGVEMIPEFDLFPVFYFTNHQAVIGPGPLQVMPEHLNRLDYELEAAIVIGREGRNIKASEADDYVAGYMVMNDWSARALQMEEMKLSLGPAKGKDFATAIGPYLVTRDELIPYRIAGASGERYDLTMTASLNGKELSRGNLKDMTWTFAQIIERASYGVTLFPGDVIGSGTVGTGCLLELNGSKITDNLWIKEGDTVTCAVEALGELTNTVVKML, from the coding sequence ATGAAGATTGTCACCTATAGAACCCGTTCGTCTTCCGCCCGTGTCGGAATCATTGCAGGTCAGGAAATCATCGATCTCGAGCGCGTGAGCACTGGCCCGGATGTTTTGCCCAATGAAGTTATCGCTTTTCTTCGGCTAGGCGATCCGGCCATGGCGCGCGCCAGAGAGATTTTGAGCGTCGCACTCGATGACCCGAAGGCATTTCCGAATGCACGGGTGCAACGAGCAAGCGCCGAGCTTCTGGCTCCCATTCCACGCCCAACCTCGATGCGCGATGGATATGCCTTTCGGCAGCACGTTGAAGCCGCCCGGCGCAATCGTGGCGTTGAAATGATCCCCGAGTTCGATCTCTTCCCCGTATTTTATTTCACGAATCATCAGGCCGTAATAGGTCCGGGACCTCTGCAAGTCATGCCCGAGCACTTGAATCGCCTGGATTACGAACTCGAAGCTGCAATTGTCATTGGCAGGGAAGGACGTAATATCAAGGCTTCTGAGGCGGATGACTATGTCGCTGGCTACATGGTCATGAACGATTGGTCCGCGCGCGCGCTCCAGATGGAGGAGATGAAGCTTTCGCTCGGACCCGCCAAAGGCAAGGACTTTGCGACCGCGATCGGTCCATATCTCGTCACGCGTGATGAGCTGATCCCGTATCGTATTGCCGGCGCCAGTGGCGAACGATATGATCTAACGATGACGGCCAGCCTGAACGGCAAAGAACTCAGCCGCGGAAATCTTAAGGATATGACGTGGACATTCGCCCAGATTATCGAGCGTGCGAGCTACGGAGTGACGCTGTTTCCGGGTGATGTCATCGGCTCTGGCACTGTCGGAACTGGATGCCTGCTCGAACTGAATGGCTCGAAGATCACGGATAATCTTTGGATCAAAGAAGGCGATACGGTTACGTGTGCCGTAGAGGCACTCGGAGAGCTGACGAATACTGTTGTAAAGATGTTGTAG